The Sphingorhabdus sp. Alg231-15 genome has a segment encoding these proteins:
- a CDS encoding redoxin domain-containing protein, translating into MMFYKSAITSITTVAAVGMAMPLAAAQKNGAIAQDFKLTDMHGKTVQLSSFRGKTVVIEWHNPGCPFVMKHYDSGNMQATQAAARKQGAIWLTINSGAAGKQGHMKGPEAQKLVKEQGLNADHYLLDVKGVVGKAYAAKTTPHMYIVDGSGTLVYQGGIDDKPTANKADIKGARNHVTAALKEIKAGKNVSIAQSRPYGCSVKYGS; encoded by the coding sequence ATGATGTTTTATAAATCTGCCATCACTTCCATAACCACAGTGGCCGCCGTCGGCATGGCCATGCCCTTGGCCGCCGCACAGAAAAATGGTGCAATCGCCCAGGATTTCAAACTAACCGATATGCATGGAAAAACCGTTCAGCTGTCCAGCTTCCGAGGCAAGACCGTGGTCATCGAATGGCACAATCCCGGCTGTCCATTTGTCATGAAACATTATGATAGCGGCAATATGCAGGCTACCCAGGCTGCCGCCCGCAAACAGGGAGCCATCTGGCTCACCATCAACAGTGGTGCCGCGGGCAAACAGGGGCATATGAAAGGACCAGAGGCGCAAAAGCTCGTCAAGGAGCAAGGCCTGAACGCAGACCATTATCTGCTCGATGTCAAAGGTGTGGTGGGTAAGGCTTATGCTGCCAAGACAACACCGCACATGTATATTGTCGATGGGTCTGGAACGCTGGTTTATCAAGGTGGTATTGATGACAAGCCCACGGCGAACAAAGCCGATATCAAAGGCGCCCGCAATCACGTTACCGCTGCTTTGAAGGAAATAAAGGCGGGCAAAAATGTCAGCATCGCCCAGTCGCGACCCTATGGCTGTTCCGTCAAATATGGGAGCTGA